The proteins below are encoded in one region of Ricinus communis isolate WT05 ecotype wild-type chromosome 6, ASM1957865v1, whole genome shotgun sequence:
- the LOC8279214 gene encoding uncharacterized protein LOC8279214 isoform X3: MSDIQKLITYWVSLSLILILEELLKLLEWLPFWHIIRLVLVGCLVTPYFDGSFYVYKHIILPCLSMDPQVVINMFIKLKESFLKKCYLLIVVERDVKEYGPEAMENLVVLKPNFEEHKFAKKDINAEEMTEKKETTTSNKKVGKIKHYLAPAVDRISAALEIKELTAAMGSCQDLLPDIPPSRKISKEWVCPICQVTTTSEADCISHLLGKRHKAASEKLKVQNQMLQTVGSAERDAPKEMASAMEVGRDLPEQPPSNNIQEWNCPICQVTTTSQTVFISHLHGGKHDVASWKLKANEHLMQSENLCASMKMGAAKVMAAATVESGDLHDKSPSKNIQQDWSCPISQVTSTSEREFISYLHGRQQEAACEKLKAKNQMLQNGNSSVVVPQEMATVVEAGGNLPCKTPKNSQEWNCPICQVTVTDETSFISHLQGRRHEAASKMLKPKNQILRNENSLDPLETGAPNKEMPEAAVAGDLPTKSPCTDIKESTYSICQVTDANQTFFISHLQGSQHEAASDKLKAEDWMFQSNNSLDLMETDAPKEMATAMEVGGDFPYKEPKSIQEWNCPICQVTVTNKTNFISHLQGRRHEAASRTLKAKNEILKNENSLHSLETSARNKEMPEAAVAGDLLTKAPTKDIKEQVTDASETISISHLQGRQNEASSNNLKANWMLQLESNSSLDLLEPGTPKETAPVSEAGSDVYDIPPSMDIQKEWSCSVSPVVTTSEVDHISHSQGKQHEDMCERLKAKSQTSKSKVFPLSLTTHVPLESMEMTTLLVADQGIPEMPHSKFIQQECTCAMCPATTSSETDLEDASEKLKAQKPKTTIEFSPLSVAKKCNALEEEPKKHTSGNVSSPETTRDEAMKQGKLGNPTNNRYIEVRDSVWQCTICNIKFNNEGNIKPHLNGKKHLARTREQNGVSGSGLV; this comes from the exons ATGTCAGATATTCAGAAGCTGATCACTTATTGGGTCTccctttctttaattttgatacTTGAAGAACTTTTGAAGCTACTTGAGTG GTTACCCTTCTGGCATATTATTAGGCTAGTACTTGTCGGTTGCTTGGTTACTCCTTATTTTGATGGTTCTTTCTATGTCTATAAACACATAATTCTTCCATGTCTCTCTATGGACCCCCAAGTTGTCATCAACATGTTCATCAAACTGAAGGAATCATTTCTCAAGAAATGTTATCTTCTAATTGTGGTTGAGAGAGATGTAAAAGAATATGGACCTGAAGCTATGGAGAATCTCGTTGTTCTCAAG CCCAATTTTGAAGAACATAAATTTGCAAAGAAAGACATTAATGCTGAGGAGATGacagagaagaaagaaacaacAACCTCCAACAAGAAG gttggaaaaataaaacattatcTTGCTCCTGCAGTAGATAGAATATCTGCTGCTTTAGAGATCAAAGAACTGACAGCTGCGATGGGATCATGTCAAGATCTTCTTCCTGACATACCACCTTCTAGGAAAATCTCAAAGGAGTGGGTCTGTCCGATATGTCAGGTAACAACCACAAGTGAGGCAGACTGTATTTCCCATCTTCTAGGAAAGCGACATAAGGCTGCATCTGAGAAGTTGAAAGTCCAGAACCAGATGTTACAAACCGTAGGTTCAGCAGAAAGAGATGCACCTAAAGAAATGGCAAGTGCAATGGAAGTGGGCAGAGATCTTCCTGAACAACCACCTTCTAATAACATTCAGGAGTGGAACTGTCCTATATGCCAGGTAACAACCACCAGTCAGACAGTCTTTATTTCCCATCTTCATGGAGGCAAGCATGATGTTGCTTCCTGGAAGCTGAAAGCCAATGAACATTTGATGCAAAGTGAGAATTTGTGTGCTTCAATGAAAATGGGTGCCGCTAAAGTAATGGCAGCTGCAACGGTTGAGAGTGGAGATCTTCATGACAAATCACCTAGTAAGAACATTCAGCAGGATTGGAGCTGTCCTATAAGTCAGGTAACAAGTACAAGTGAGAGAGAATTTATTTCCTATCTTCATGGAAGGCAACAAGAGGCTGCTTGTGAGAAGCTAAAAGCCAAGAACCAAATGTTGCAGAACGGAAATTCCTCTGTTGTAGTACCTCAAGAAATGGCAACTGTAGTGGAAGCAGGTGGAAATCTACCATGCAAGACACCTAAGAACAGCCAGGAGTGGAACTGTCCTATATGTCAGGTTACAGTCACTGATGAGACAAGCTttatttctcatcttcaaGGAAGGCGACATGAGGCTGCTTCAAAGATGCTGAAACCCAAGAACCAGATTTTGAGAAATGAGAATTCCCTTGATCCACTGGAAACAGGTGCGCCTAATAAAGAGATGCCAGAAGCAGCAGTAGCAGGTGATCTTCCCACCAAATCACCTTGCACCGACATTAAGGAGAGCACCTATTCTATATGTCAAGTTACAGACGCAAATCAGACATTCTTTATATCCCATCTTCAAGGAAGCCAACATGAGGCTGCTTCCGATAAGCTGAAAGCTGAGGACTGGATGTTCCAAAGCAACAATTCCCTTGATTTAATGGAGACGGATGCACCTAAAGAAATGGCAACTGCAATGGAAGTGGGTGGAGATTTTCCATACAAGGAACCCAAGAGCATCCAGGAGTGGAACTGTCCTATATGTCAGGTTACAGTCACTAATAAGACAAACTttatttctcatcttcaaGGAAGGCGGCATGAGGCTGCTTCAAGGACGCTGAAAGCCAAGaatgagattttaaaaaatgagaattctCTTCATTCATTGGAAACAAGTGCACGTAATAAAGAAATGCCAGAAGCAGCAGTAGCAGGTGATCTTCTCACCAAAGCACCTACTAAAGATATCAAGGAGCAGGTTACTGATGCAAGTGAGACAATCTCTATTTCTCATCTTCAGGGAAGGCAAAATGAGGCTTCTTCCAATAACCTGAAAGCAAACTGGATGTTACAATTAGAAAGCAACAGTTCCCTTGATCTACTGGAACCAGGTACACCTAAAGAAACAGCACCTGTCTCGGAAGCTGGTAGTGATGTTTACGACATACCCCCTTCCATGGACATCCAAAAGGAATGGAGTTGCAGCGTAAGTCCGGTAGTGACCACAAGTGAGGTAGATCATATTTCTCATTCTCAAGGAAAGCAGCACGAGGATATGTGTGAGAGGCTGAAAGCCAAGAGCCAGACATCAAAAAGTAAGGTTTTCCCTCTTTCATTGACAACACACGTACCTTTGGAGAGCATGGAAATGACAACCCTACTAGTAGCAGATCAAGGAATTCCTGAAATGCCACATTCTAAGTTTATCCAGCAGGAGTGTACGTGTGCTATGTGTCCAGCAACAACATCAAGTGAGACAGATCTTGAGGATGCTAGTGAGAAGCTCAAAGCCCAGAAGCCGAAGACAACAATTGAGTTTTCTCCTCTTTCAGTGGCAAAGAAATGTAATGCACTTGAAGAGGAGCCAAAGAAACATACATCAGGTAATGTGTCTTCTCCTGAAACAACAAGAGATGAAGCAATGAAGCAAGGTAAGCTTGGGAACCCAACGAACAACAGATATATTGAGGTCAGAGATTCTGTGTGGCAGTGCACCATCTGTAACATAAAGTTCAATAACGAAGGAAACATAAAACCTCACTTAAATGGAAAAAAGCACTTGGCTAGGACTCGAGAGCAGAATGGGGTCAGTGGTAGCGGGCTGGTCTGA
- the LOC8279214 gene encoding uncharacterized protein LOC8279214 isoform X1, whose amino-acid sequence MIGGIPSGICSFASILKRVWVDGQGDWNSNMGLVDLFFNLALECFDVLAWPLLALGYPLRASIQAIETNSMSDIQKLITYWVSLSLILILEELLKLLEWLPFWHIIRLVLVGCLVTPYFDGSFYVYKHIILPCLSMDPQVVINMFIKLKESFLKKCYLLIVVERDVKEYGPEAMENLVVLKPNFEEHKFAKKDINAEEMTEKKETTTSNKKVGKIKHYLAPAVDRISAALEIKELTAAMGSCQDLLPDIPPSRKISKEWVCPICQVTTTSEADCISHLLGKRHKAASEKLKVQNQMLQTVGSAERDAPKEMASAMEVGRDLPEQPPSNNIQEWNCPICQVTTTSQTVFISHLHGGKHDVASWKLKANEHLMQSENLCASMKMGAAKVMAAATVESGDLHDKSPSKNIQQDWSCPISQVTSTSEREFISYLHGRQQEAACEKLKAKNQMLQNGNSSVVVPQEMATVVEAGGNLPCKTPKNSQEWNCPICQVTVTDETSFISHLQGRRHEAASKMLKPKNQILRNENSLDPLETGAPNKEMPEAAVAGDLPTKSPCTDIKESTYSICQVTDANQTFFISHLQGSQHEAASDKLKAEDWMFQSNNSLDLMETDAPKEMATAMEVGGDFPYKEPKSIQEWNCPICQVTVTNKTNFISHLQGRRHEAASRTLKAKNEILKNENSLHSLETSARNKEMPEAAVAGDLLTKAPTKDIKEQVTDASETISISHLQGRQNEASSNNLKANWMLQLESNSSLDLLEPGTPKETAPVSEAGSDVYDIPPSMDIQKEWSCSVSPVVTTSEVDHISHSQGKQHEDMCERLKAKSQTSKSKVFPLSLTTHVPLESMEMTTLLVADQGIPEMPHSKFIQQECTCAMCPATTSSETDLEDASEKLKAQKPKTTIEFSPLSVAKKCNALEEEPKKHTSGNVSSPETTRDEAMKQGKLGNPTNNRYIEVRDSVWQCTICNIKFNNEGNIKPHLNGKKHLARTREQNGVSGSGLV is encoded by the exons ATGATAGGAGGAATTCCCTCTGGAATCTGTAGCTTTGCGAGTATACTTAAGCGCGTGTGGGTTGATGGACAA GGAGATTGGAACTCCAACATGGGATTAGTGGATCTTTTCTTCAATCTTGCATTGGAATGCTTTGATGTTCTTGCGTG GCCTCTGCTTGCTTTGGGCTATCCCTT ACGTGCTTCCATTCAAGCCATTGAGACTAATTCGATGTCAGATATTCAGAAGCTGATCACTTATTGGGTCTccctttctttaattttgatacTTGAAGAACTTTTGAAGCTACTTGAGTG GTTACCCTTCTGGCATATTATTAGGCTAGTACTTGTCGGTTGCTTGGTTACTCCTTATTTTGATGGTTCTTTCTATGTCTATAAACACATAATTCTTCCATGTCTCTCTATGGACCCCCAAGTTGTCATCAACATGTTCATCAAACTGAAGGAATCATTTCTCAAGAAATGTTATCTTCTAATTGTGGTTGAGAGAGATGTAAAAGAATATGGACCTGAAGCTATGGAGAATCTCGTTGTTCTCAAG CCCAATTTTGAAGAACATAAATTTGCAAAGAAAGACATTAATGCTGAGGAGATGacagagaagaaagaaacaacAACCTCCAACAAGAAG gttggaaaaataaaacattatcTTGCTCCTGCAGTAGATAGAATATCTGCTGCTTTAGAGATCAAAGAACTGACAGCTGCGATGGGATCATGTCAAGATCTTCTTCCTGACATACCACCTTCTAGGAAAATCTCAAAGGAGTGGGTCTGTCCGATATGTCAGGTAACAACCACAAGTGAGGCAGACTGTATTTCCCATCTTCTAGGAAAGCGACATAAGGCTGCATCTGAGAAGTTGAAAGTCCAGAACCAGATGTTACAAACCGTAGGTTCAGCAGAAAGAGATGCACCTAAAGAAATGGCAAGTGCAATGGAAGTGGGCAGAGATCTTCCTGAACAACCACCTTCTAATAACATTCAGGAGTGGAACTGTCCTATATGCCAGGTAACAACCACCAGTCAGACAGTCTTTATTTCCCATCTTCATGGAGGCAAGCATGATGTTGCTTCCTGGAAGCTGAAAGCCAATGAACATTTGATGCAAAGTGAGAATTTGTGTGCTTCAATGAAAATGGGTGCCGCTAAAGTAATGGCAGCTGCAACGGTTGAGAGTGGAGATCTTCATGACAAATCACCTAGTAAGAACATTCAGCAGGATTGGAGCTGTCCTATAAGTCAGGTAACAAGTACAAGTGAGAGAGAATTTATTTCCTATCTTCATGGAAGGCAACAAGAGGCTGCTTGTGAGAAGCTAAAAGCCAAGAACCAAATGTTGCAGAACGGAAATTCCTCTGTTGTAGTACCTCAAGAAATGGCAACTGTAGTGGAAGCAGGTGGAAATCTACCATGCAAGACACCTAAGAACAGCCAGGAGTGGAACTGTCCTATATGTCAGGTTACAGTCACTGATGAGACAAGCTttatttctcatcttcaaGGAAGGCGACATGAGGCTGCTTCAAAGATGCTGAAACCCAAGAACCAGATTTTGAGAAATGAGAATTCCCTTGATCCACTGGAAACAGGTGCGCCTAATAAAGAGATGCCAGAAGCAGCAGTAGCAGGTGATCTTCCCACCAAATCACCTTGCACCGACATTAAGGAGAGCACCTATTCTATATGTCAAGTTACAGACGCAAATCAGACATTCTTTATATCCCATCTTCAAGGAAGCCAACATGAGGCTGCTTCCGATAAGCTGAAAGCTGAGGACTGGATGTTCCAAAGCAACAATTCCCTTGATTTAATGGAGACGGATGCACCTAAAGAAATGGCAACTGCAATGGAAGTGGGTGGAGATTTTCCATACAAGGAACCCAAGAGCATCCAGGAGTGGAACTGTCCTATATGTCAGGTTACAGTCACTAATAAGACAAACTttatttctcatcttcaaGGAAGGCGGCATGAGGCTGCTTCAAGGACGCTGAAAGCCAAGaatgagattttaaaaaatgagaattctCTTCATTCATTGGAAACAAGTGCACGTAATAAAGAAATGCCAGAAGCAGCAGTAGCAGGTGATCTTCTCACCAAAGCACCTACTAAAGATATCAAGGAGCAGGTTACTGATGCAAGTGAGACAATCTCTATTTCTCATCTTCAGGGAAGGCAAAATGAGGCTTCTTCCAATAACCTGAAAGCAAACTGGATGTTACAATTAGAAAGCAACAGTTCCCTTGATCTACTGGAACCAGGTACACCTAAAGAAACAGCACCTGTCTCGGAAGCTGGTAGTGATGTTTACGACATACCCCCTTCCATGGACATCCAAAAGGAATGGAGTTGCAGCGTAAGTCCGGTAGTGACCACAAGTGAGGTAGATCATATTTCTCATTCTCAAGGAAAGCAGCACGAGGATATGTGTGAGAGGCTGAAAGCCAAGAGCCAGACATCAAAAAGTAAGGTTTTCCCTCTTTCATTGACAACACACGTACCTTTGGAGAGCATGGAAATGACAACCCTACTAGTAGCAGATCAAGGAATTCCTGAAATGCCACATTCTAAGTTTATCCAGCAGGAGTGTACGTGTGCTATGTGTCCAGCAACAACATCAAGTGAGACAGATCTTGAGGATGCTAGTGAGAAGCTCAAAGCCCAGAAGCCGAAGACAACAATTGAGTTTTCTCCTCTTTCAGTGGCAAAGAAATGTAATGCACTTGAAGAGGAGCCAAAGAAACATACATCAGGTAATGTGTCTTCTCCTGAAACAACAAGAGATGAAGCAATGAAGCAAGGTAAGCTTGGGAACCCAACGAACAACAGATATATTGAGGTCAGAGATTCTGTGTGGCAGTGCACCATCTGTAACATAAAGTTCAATAACGAAGGAAACATAAAACCTCACTTAAATGGAAAAAAGCACTTGGCTAGGACTCGAGAGCAGAATGGGGTCAGTGGTAGCGGGCTGGTCTGA
- the LOC8279214 gene encoding uncharacterized protein LOC8279214 isoform X2 codes for MGLVDLFFNLALECFDVLAWPLLALGYPLRASIQAIETNSMSDIQKLITYWVSLSLILILEELLKLLEWLPFWHIIRLVLVGCLVTPYFDGSFYVYKHIILPCLSMDPQVVINMFIKLKESFLKKCYLLIVVERDVKEYGPEAMENLVVLKPNFEEHKFAKKDINAEEMTEKKETTTSNKKVGKIKHYLAPAVDRISAALEIKELTAAMGSCQDLLPDIPPSRKISKEWVCPICQVTTTSEADCISHLLGKRHKAASEKLKVQNQMLQTVGSAERDAPKEMASAMEVGRDLPEQPPSNNIQEWNCPICQVTTTSQTVFISHLHGGKHDVASWKLKANEHLMQSENLCASMKMGAAKVMAAATVESGDLHDKSPSKNIQQDWSCPISQVTSTSEREFISYLHGRQQEAACEKLKAKNQMLQNGNSSVVVPQEMATVVEAGGNLPCKTPKNSQEWNCPICQVTVTDETSFISHLQGRRHEAASKMLKPKNQILRNENSLDPLETGAPNKEMPEAAVAGDLPTKSPCTDIKESTYSICQVTDANQTFFISHLQGSQHEAASDKLKAEDWMFQSNNSLDLMETDAPKEMATAMEVGGDFPYKEPKSIQEWNCPICQVTVTNKTNFISHLQGRRHEAASRTLKAKNEILKNENSLHSLETSARNKEMPEAAVAGDLLTKAPTKDIKEQVTDASETISISHLQGRQNEASSNNLKANWMLQLESNSSLDLLEPGTPKETAPVSEAGSDVYDIPPSMDIQKEWSCSVSPVVTTSEVDHISHSQGKQHEDMCERLKAKSQTSKSKVFPLSLTTHVPLESMEMTTLLVADQGIPEMPHSKFIQQECTCAMCPATTSSETDLEDASEKLKAQKPKTTIEFSPLSVAKKCNALEEEPKKHTSGNVSSPETTRDEAMKQGKLGNPTNNRYIEVRDSVWQCTICNIKFNNEGNIKPHLNGKKHLARTREQNGVSGSGLV; via the exons ATGGGATTAGTGGATCTTTTCTTCAATCTTGCATTGGAATGCTTTGATGTTCTTGCGTG GCCTCTGCTTGCTTTGGGCTATCCCTT ACGTGCTTCCATTCAAGCCATTGAGACTAATTCGATGTCAGATATTCAGAAGCTGATCACTTATTGGGTCTccctttctttaattttgatacTTGAAGAACTTTTGAAGCTACTTGAGTG GTTACCCTTCTGGCATATTATTAGGCTAGTACTTGTCGGTTGCTTGGTTACTCCTTATTTTGATGGTTCTTTCTATGTCTATAAACACATAATTCTTCCATGTCTCTCTATGGACCCCCAAGTTGTCATCAACATGTTCATCAAACTGAAGGAATCATTTCTCAAGAAATGTTATCTTCTAATTGTGGTTGAGAGAGATGTAAAAGAATATGGACCTGAAGCTATGGAGAATCTCGTTGTTCTCAAG CCCAATTTTGAAGAACATAAATTTGCAAAGAAAGACATTAATGCTGAGGAGATGacagagaagaaagaaacaacAACCTCCAACAAGAAG gttggaaaaataaaacattatcTTGCTCCTGCAGTAGATAGAATATCTGCTGCTTTAGAGATCAAAGAACTGACAGCTGCGATGGGATCATGTCAAGATCTTCTTCCTGACATACCACCTTCTAGGAAAATCTCAAAGGAGTGGGTCTGTCCGATATGTCAGGTAACAACCACAAGTGAGGCAGACTGTATTTCCCATCTTCTAGGAAAGCGACATAAGGCTGCATCTGAGAAGTTGAAAGTCCAGAACCAGATGTTACAAACCGTAGGTTCAGCAGAAAGAGATGCACCTAAAGAAATGGCAAGTGCAATGGAAGTGGGCAGAGATCTTCCTGAACAACCACCTTCTAATAACATTCAGGAGTGGAACTGTCCTATATGCCAGGTAACAACCACCAGTCAGACAGTCTTTATTTCCCATCTTCATGGAGGCAAGCATGATGTTGCTTCCTGGAAGCTGAAAGCCAATGAACATTTGATGCAAAGTGAGAATTTGTGTGCTTCAATGAAAATGGGTGCCGCTAAAGTAATGGCAGCTGCAACGGTTGAGAGTGGAGATCTTCATGACAAATCACCTAGTAAGAACATTCAGCAGGATTGGAGCTGTCCTATAAGTCAGGTAACAAGTACAAGTGAGAGAGAATTTATTTCCTATCTTCATGGAAGGCAACAAGAGGCTGCTTGTGAGAAGCTAAAAGCCAAGAACCAAATGTTGCAGAACGGAAATTCCTCTGTTGTAGTACCTCAAGAAATGGCAACTGTAGTGGAAGCAGGTGGAAATCTACCATGCAAGACACCTAAGAACAGCCAGGAGTGGAACTGTCCTATATGTCAGGTTACAGTCACTGATGAGACAAGCTttatttctcatcttcaaGGAAGGCGACATGAGGCTGCTTCAAAGATGCTGAAACCCAAGAACCAGATTTTGAGAAATGAGAATTCCCTTGATCCACTGGAAACAGGTGCGCCTAATAAAGAGATGCCAGAAGCAGCAGTAGCAGGTGATCTTCCCACCAAATCACCTTGCACCGACATTAAGGAGAGCACCTATTCTATATGTCAAGTTACAGACGCAAATCAGACATTCTTTATATCCCATCTTCAAGGAAGCCAACATGAGGCTGCTTCCGATAAGCTGAAAGCTGAGGACTGGATGTTCCAAAGCAACAATTCCCTTGATTTAATGGAGACGGATGCACCTAAAGAAATGGCAACTGCAATGGAAGTGGGTGGAGATTTTCCATACAAGGAACCCAAGAGCATCCAGGAGTGGAACTGTCCTATATGTCAGGTTACAGTCACTAATAAGACAAACTttatttctcatcttcaaGGAAGGCGGCATGAGGCTGCTTCAAGGACGCTGAAAGCCAAGaatgagattttaaaaaatgagaattctCTTCATTCATTGGAAACAAGTGCACGTAATAAAGAAATGCCAGAAGCAGCAGTAGCAGGTGATCTTCTCACCAAAGCACCTACTAAAGATATCAAGGAGCAGGTTACTGATGCAAGTGAGACAATCTCTATTTCTCATCTTCAGGGAAGGCAAAATGAGGCTTCTTCCAATAACCTGAAAGCAAACTGGATGTTACAATTAGAAAGCAACAGTTCCCTTGATCTACTGGAACCAGGTACACCTAAAGAAACAGCACCTGTCTCGGAAGCTGGTAGTGATGTTTACGACATACCCCCTTCCATGGACATCCAAAAGGAATGGAGTTGCAGCGTAAGTCCGGTAGTGACCACAAGTGAGGTAGATCATATTTCTCATTCTCAAGGAAAGCAGCACGAGGATATGTGTGAGAGGCTGAAAGCCAAGAGCCAGACATCAAAAAGTAAGGTTTTCCCTCTTTCATTGACAACACACGTACCTTTGGAGAGCATGGAAATGACAACCCTACTAGTAGCAGATCAAGGAATTCCTGAAATGCCACATTCTAAGTTTATCCAGCAGGAGTGTACGTGTGCTATGTGTCCAGCAACAACATCAAGTGAGACAGATCTTGAGGATGCTAGTGAGAAGCTCAAAGCCCAGAAGCCGAAGACAACAATTGAGTTTTCTCCTCTTTCAGTGGCAAAGAAATGTAATGCACTTGAAGAGGAGCCAAAGAAACATACATCAGGTAATGTGTCTTCTCCTGAAACAACAAGAGATGAAGCAATGAAGCAAGGTAAGCTTGGGAACCCAACGAACAACAGATATATTGAGGTCAGAGATTCTGTGTGGCAGTGCACCATCTGTAACATAAAGTTCAATAACGAAGGAAACATAAAACCTCACTTAAATGGAAAAAAGCACTTGGCTAGGACTCGAGAGCAGAATGGGGTCAGTGGTAGCGGGCTGGTCTGA